The Zygosaccharomyces rouxii strain CBS732 chromosome G complete sequence genome contains a region encoding:
- the DJP1 gene encoding Djp1p (similar to gnl|GLV|CAGL0J01936g Candida glabrata CAGL0J01936g and some similarites with uniprot|P40564 YIR004W Saccharomyces cerevisiae DJP1 Cytosolic J-domain-containing protein, required for peroxisomal protein import), which yields MVVDTEYYDLLGVEVTATDVEIKKAYRKKSILEHPDKNRDDPAATERFQSISEAYQVLSNKDLRANYDKSGKEKAIPKGGFEDAAEQFSVIFGGEAFAAYIGELTLLKNLQKQEELHAEEEAEKEKEKEKKEDEKKKQKEKEEEIKQKGDNIDQLNKDMSHLTVYDEQNQPKDTAKKSKLAEFEEELKAEKEKNNEKLVKILIDRLSILTESAYDNDCKRSFERKFEEEANLLKMESFGLDILHTIGSVYVERAKIYLASHKAFGLGGMFQSMKARGGVFMDTLRTVSAAIDAQSSMKELESMKEASESTTPQHDKQGNEISKPTPEEVAHQEEILMGKVLSAAWYGSKYEIMSTLRTVCDRVLEDESYDKLTRDRRAEALILLGKVFQRTYRTKVEQEEAQIFEQLVAEATKKKRHT from the coding sequence ATGGTTGTTGATACAGAGTACTACGATCTGTTAGGCGTTGAAGTTACTGCCACTGATGTGGAAATTAAGAAAGCATATAGGAAGAAATCGATATTAGAGCATCCTGATAAGAATCGTGATGACCCTGCAGCTACAGAAAGATTTCAATCAATATCAGAAGCATACCAGGTTTTAAGTAATAAAGACTTACGTGCAAATTATGATAAATCTGGGAAAGAGAAAGCTATACCTAAAGGaggatttgaagatgcGGCGGAACAGTTTTCAGTAAtatttggtggtgaagcATTTGCAGCATATATTGGGGAATTGacacttttgaagaatttacagAAGCAAGAGGAATTACACgcagaggaagaagcagagaaagagaaggaaaaggagaagaaggaggatgagaagaagaaacagaaagagaaggaagaggaaattaAGCAAAAGGGTGACAATatagatcaattgaataaagATATGAGCCATTTGACAGTTTATGATGAACAAAATCAACCGAAGGATACTGccaaaaaatcaaaattagcagaatttgaagaagagttaaaggcagaaaaagagaaaaataatgaaaaacTGGTTAAAATACTGATAGACAGATTGTCCATTCTAACGGAAAGTGCCTATGATAACGATTGTAAAAGatcctttgaaagaaagtttgaagaagaagccaACTTGTTAAAGATGGAATCATTTGGTCTTGATATTTTACACACGATAGGTAGCGTCTATGTGGAAAGAGCTAAGATATATTTAGCTTCTCATAAAGCGTTTGGATTAGGTGGTATGTTTCAATCAATGAAAGCTCGTGGTGGTGTGTTTATGGATACATTACGAACGGTATCAGCAGCTATCGATGCACAGAGCAGTatgaaagaattagaaagTATGAAAGAAGCAAGTGAATCTACTACACCACAACATGATAAACAAGGAAATGAAATCTCTAAACCTACACCTGAAGAAGTAGCTCACCAGGAAGAAATTCTCATGGGAAAAGTGCTATCCGCGGCCTGGTACGGCTCGAAGTACGAAATCATGTCCACTTTAAGGACAGTGTGTGACCGAgtattggaagatgaaagcTACGATAAATTGACTAGGGACAGGAGGGCGGAGGCATTAATCTTACTCGGAAAGGTTTTCCAAAGGACCTATAGAACAAAGgtggaacaagaagaagctcAAATCTTCGAACAACTTGTAGCGGAAGCTACCAAGAAAAAGCGTCATACTTGA
- the AIM21 gene encoding Aim21p (some similarities with uniprot|P40563 Saccharomyces cerevisiae YIR003W Hypothetical ORF) — MSSEELPPVPSRPQRQAGSPSPIPTIPARPNSKSPPPQVPTRRPTRVKTSDLKDLMQNTDDQLEQMQNLIQKRSDDSKVHSEQLRNQEDSWQRGKEDLIGTNEMEFELQEEKERLLKKKEIELKERNIHQANREKELEMLERRREELMREREKERQQELKRQQQLELEDQRQRELERKQELELEAKRKELEQLEREQQLAREKAVKLQETKHQFEEKRTLDTESKEKTTSDNEPVLEKADEDFGIRNETKEEPEIPRIPERPRRSQSPTDTESKSNVEIPKIPGIPERPKRSQSPTDTESKSDVEIPKIPERRPRPIGRRSIETPVVAEKRPESLENKLGEPPVVPGKRPESLEEKVSEPLASLEQKPEFLERKVSEPLASLEQKPESLEEKVNEPLTAPENKLESIKKEASTEFPSVPAKRPEHLKKELPDEFTAPLEKKPEPFEKEPSEFSFLPEEKPNSLEKKLSNESSLSQKNPEPIGKKPSAELSVASEERPEPVEKNSTSESLVLPEKRPEALEKELSTGINAQSEKELETLKKEPSNDSTTVPERTTESEEKKSSTEPLKKESTASSLESEKRISVESKPEFPSVPDRKPEFNERNSTFDEPGFAEKTPELSSKPEAEQPYSEDWKTTSSNVSKQASIESPVNSEKLQEKPGIEDNNSKLSTSDINENKRDSDIKHQEKKSEESAKEPVKKKAPPVPKKPSSRIVAFQEMLRKQQMEEMQGSHRKGPEPVNEAPKDSKNGADSSESSQPSLPQRPARQPINAERSKFANNLNGLFALPGMSPMGGLPQSFAKKLDPAASTPGPEEKKENQATPPSVSNVRSSRARGPRGRKLPSNVASVEKVNSESKTNEIEIFKTWKTVVHKKEEPAVPERPPSLSKKPTESGNEKAVDVTNPTHFDLDNDKAVRPLEETTKAKDHDDNSHGTDDILTSPKEDTRIIEEKLEESKTSGNPSSLEESQESKNQTEKPLVPERPSKNQEKKHPLVPERPLTSESARSDELAQNSEPLVSERPVKHDEKEHELAEEPSILERSSKNQEEKHPLVPERPLTSESLKSDEPAKNSEPLVSERPAKHEKQEHKHAEEPSILERPKKHTEESEKPSKPALPEEQLEYEKSLDFPKKFPEATEPVPETTFAFGTENNSKESSNVDLLSAVKDTGQSQLEHSDSELNQFTKDSDLAEKLKQELKQEDKEE; from the coding sequence ATGTCATCTGAGGAATTGCCTCCAGTGCCATCACGGCCTCAAAGGCAAGCAGgttcaccatcaccaatcCCTACTATTCCTGCAAGACCAAATTCGAAATCACCACCGCCTCAAGTGCCAACAAGGAGACCTACCAGGGTCAAGACTTCAGATCTAAAGGATTTGATGCAAAATACTGATGATCAACTGGAACAAATGCaaaatttaattcaaaAGAGGTCTGATGATAGTAAAGTCCATTCCGAACAGTTAAGGAATCAGGAAGATAGTTGGCAAAGGGGTAAAGAAGATCTAATAGGAACAAATGAGATGGAATTCGAATTGCAAGAGGAGAAGGAAAggttgttgaagaagaaggaaatagagttaaaagaaagaaatatACATCAAGCCAATAGAGAgaaggaattggaaatgTTGGAAAGGAGGAGGGAAGAGCTAAtgagagaaagagaaaaggaaagaCAACAAGAGTTAAAAAGGcaacaacaattggaattggaagatcaGAGACAAAgggaattggaaagaaagcaagaattagaattggaagctaagaggaaagaattggagCAATTGGAAAGGGAGCAACAATTGGCAAGAGAAAAAGCAGTTAAGTTGCAAGAGACTAAACACCAATTCGAAGAGAAAAGAACGCTAGATACTGaatcaaaggaaaaaacGACCTCCGATAATGAGCCAGTCTTGGAAAAAGCggatgaagattttggtATAAGGAATgaaacaaaagaagaaccGGAAATTCCTCGTATTCCAGAAAGACCCAGGAGATCTCAATCACCAACAGATACGGAATCAAAGTCAAACGTCGAAATACCAAAAATTCCTGGTATTCCAGAAAGACCCAAGAGATCGCAATCACCAACGGATACAGAATCGAAATCAGATGTCGAAATACCAAAAATTCCTGAAAGAAGACCTAGaccaattggaagaagatcaattgaaaccCCTGTGGTGGCAGAGAAAAGACCTGAATCTTTAGAGAACAAATTGGGTGAGCCACCAGTTGTGCCAGGAAAGAGACCAGAATCTTTGGAAGAGAAGGTGAGCGAACCTCTAGCTTCCCTAGAACAGAAACCAgaattcttggaaagaaaGGTAAGCGAACCTCTAGCTTCCCTAGAACAGAAACCAGAATCTTTGGAAGAGAAGGTAAACGAACCTCTAACTGCTCCAGAAAACAAGCTAGAATCTATAAAAAAGGAAGCTTCGACTGAATTTCCATCAGTGCCTGCAAAGAGGCCAGAGCACTTAAAAAAGGAATTGCCAGATGAATTTACTGCAcctttggaaaagaaaccagaaccttttgaaaaggaaccTAGCGAGTTTTCATTCCTGCCAGAAGAAAAACCTAATTCTTTAGAAAAGAAACTATCGAATGAATCATCCCTCTCACAAAAGAATCCCGAACCCATTGGAAAAAAACCTTCCGCTGAACTTTCAGTTGCATCAGAAGAAAGACCTGAaccagttgaaaaaaattcgaCTTCTGAATCTTTGGTATTACCTGAGAAAAGGCCCGAAGCACTGGAGAAAGAGTTATCTACTGGCATTAATGCACAATCTGAAAAAGAACTAGAAACCCTGAAAAAGGAACCCTCCAATGATTCCACAACTGTGCCAGAGAGGACAACAGAGTCTGAAGAGAAGAAGTCCTCCACTGAACCCTTGAAGAAGGAATCCACTGCTTCTTCGCTGGAATCAGAGAAGAGAATAAGTGTTGAAAGCAAGCCTGAATTCCCATCCGTACCAGATAGAAAACCAGAATTTAATGAAAGGAACTCAACATTTGACGAACCAGGCTTTGCTGAAAAAACCCCAGAGCTTTCTTCAAAGCCCGAAGCTGAACAGCCGTATTCTGAAGACTGGAAGACTACCTCCTCCAACGTGTCAAAACAAGCGTCTATCGAATCCCCTGTGAATTCTGAAAAGCTACAAGAAAAACCAGGAATCGAGGATAATAATTCCAAGTTGTCAACGTCAGacattaatgaaaataagCGTGATTCTGATATAAAAcatcaagaaaagaagtcCGAGGAATCTGCTAAAGAACCTGTAAAGAAAAAAGCCCCCCCTGTACCCAAGAAACCTTCCTCAAGAATTGTAGCTTTCCAGGAAATGTTAAGGAAGCAACAGATGGAGGAAATGCAAGGTTCACATCGTAAGGGACCTGAACCAGTGAATGAGGCACCCAAAGATAGCAAGAATGGAGCTGATTCTTCCGAATCCTCCCAACCATCTCTTCCCCAGAGACCAGCTAGACAACCAATTAATGCTGAGAGATCCAAGTTTGCTAACAATTTGAATGGTCTTTTCGCTTTGCCTGGTATGTCACCGATGGGCGGTCTACCGCAATCGTTTGCCAAAAAATTGGACCCGGCTGCTTCTACTCCTGGACcagaagagaagaaagagaatcAAGCCACACCACCTTCCGTTTCTAATGTACGCTCTTCGAGAGCCAGAGGTCCTCGTGGTCGTAAGTTGCCATCCAATGTGGCATCTGTCGAGAAGGTCAATAGTGAAAGTAAAACCAATGAGATTGAGATTTTCAAAACGTGGAAAACTGTGGTACataagaaggaagaaccagCTGTTCCTGAAAGACCACCAAGTCTTTCCAAGAAACCTACTGAATCTGGAAATGAAAAGGCTGTGGATGTTACAAATCCTACTCATTTTGATCTGGATAACGATAAGGCTGTAAGACCCCTTGAGGAGACTACAAAAGCCAAGGACCATGATGACAATTCACATGGTACTGATGACATTTTAACATCGCCTAAGGAGGATACAAGAATAATCGAAGAAAAGCTAGAAGAATCGAAAACCAGTGGGAACCCATCAAGTCTTGAAGAATCCCAAGAATCTAAAAACCAGACTGAAAAACCCTTGGTGCCCGAACGACCTTCGAAAaatcaagagaagaaaCATCCTTTGGTACCAGAAAGGCCCTTAACTTCGGAATCTGCGAGAAGCGATGAACTTGCCCAAAACAGTGAACCTTTGGTGTCTGAGAGACCTGTTAAacatgatgaaaaagaacaCGAGCTTGCAGAAGAGCCATCAATCCTGGAAAGATCTTCGAAAAATCAAGAGGAGAAACATCCTTTGGTACCAGAAAGGCCCTTAACTTcagaatctttgaaaagcGATGAGCCTGCCAAAAACAGTGAACCTTTGGTGTCTGAGAGACCTGCTAAACATGAGAAACAAGAACATAAGCATGCAGAAGAGCCATCGATCCTGGAAAGGCCCAAGAAACATACCGAAGAATCTGAGAAACCTTCTAAACCTGCACTGCCAGAGGAGCAATTAGAGTATGAGAAGAGCCTTGATTTTCCTAAAAAATTTCCTGAAGCCACTGAACCAGTGCCTGAGACTACTTTCGCATTTGGTACAGAGAATAATTCTAAAGAGAGCAGTAATGTTGATCTTTTGTCTGCCGTGAAGGACACAGGCCAATCTCAACTCGAACACTCTGATTCTGAACTCAATCAGTTCACCAAAGATTCAGATCTGGctgagaaattgaaacaagAGTTGAAGCAGGAGGACAAGGAAGAATAA
- the NTF2 gene encoding Ran GTPase-binding protein NTF2 (highly similar to uniprot|P33331 Saccharomyces cerevisiae YER009W NTF2 Nuclear envelope protein interacts with GDP-bound Gsp1p and with proteins of the nuclear pore to transport Gsp1p into the nucleus where it is an essential player in nucleocytoplasmic transport) yields MSLDFSTLAQQFTQFYYNQFDTDRSQLGNLYRDESMLTFETSQLQGTKNIVEKLVSLPFQKVGHRITTLDAQPASPNGDVLVMITGDLLIDEEQNPQRFSQVFHLIPDGSSYYVFNDIFRLNYSA; encoded by the coding sequence ATGTCCTTAGATTTCAGCACTCTTGCTCAACAATTTACACAATTCTACTACAATCAATTTGACACCGACAGAAGTCAATTGGGTAATCTGTACAGGGATGAGTCCATGTTGACTTTTGAAACCAGTCAACTACAAGGTACCAAGAACATTGTGGAAAAACTAGTCTCATTACCATTCCAAAAAGTTGGTCACAGAATAACTACACTAGATGCTCAACCAGCATCGCCCAATGGTGACGTTTTAGTCATGATAACTGGTGACTTActcattgatgaagagcAGAATCCACAGAGATTCTCTCAAGTCTTCCATTTGATCCCTGACGGAAGCTCATACTATGTTTTCAACGATATCTTCCGTTTGAACTACTCTGCCTAA